In Horticoccus luteus, the following proteins share a genomic window:
- a CDS encoding cytochrome b562 produces the protein MKKSLLLLALTGVFTLAPALSLPAQEAVSPHAERKTTPLGKEMKEMGKAFRTLGRQIDDASKNAASIKLVATMREAAEASLQYKPEKTADLPAADQAKFVADFQAGVKNLIADLDKLTAALKANDNAAAAATLREIKDDQKKGHKEFKKEHPGDRRG, from the coding sequence ATGAAAAAATCCCTGCTTCTCCTCGCCCTCACCGGCGTTTTCACCCTCGCTCCCGCCCTCTCGCTTCCGGCGCAGGAAGCTGTCTCGCCGCACGCGGAGCGCAAAACGACGCCCCTCGGGAAAGAGATGAAAGAAATGGGCAAGGCCTTCCGCACCCTCGGCCGCCAAATCGACGACGCTTCGAAAAACGCCGCCTCGATCAAGCTCGTCGCCACGATGCGCGAAGCTGCGGAAGCCAGCCTGCAGTATAAACCCGAAAAGACCGCTGATCTCCCCGCGGCGGATCAGGCCAAGTTCGTCGCCGACTTCCAGGCTGGCGTCAAAAATCTCATCGCAGACCTCGACAAACTCACCGCCGCACTCAAGGCCAACGACAACGCCGCCGCCGCGGCAACCCTCCGCGAAATCAAGGACGACCAGAAAAAAGGCCACAAGGAGTTCAAGAAGGAACACCCCGGTGATCGCCGCGGGTAA